The region ATGTGCCTTGGATTAAAAAGAATATGAGAAAATTTGATGAAAGCACTATTCCTGAAGCTAAAACTAAGTTAGAAATTCTAAAACATACTGCGAAATTTTTAGGCGAAAATGGCTATAAAATGATAGGAATGGATCATTTTGCAAAACCTAATGATGAATTATTTAAGGCTTTAGAAAACGGCACACTTCATAGGAATTTTCAAGGATATACTACAAAAGGTGGAGCTATTTTGGTTGGCGTTGGGCTTACTAGTATTGGAGAAGGGCTTAATTATTACGCACAAAATTATAAAGATTTAAATCTTTACGAAGCAGCTATTGATAATGGCAAATTACCATTTCATAGGGGAATTAAGCTTAATAATGATGATTTAATTAGAAAAGCTGTAATAATGAGCTTAATGGCTAATTTTAGTCTTAATATTAAAGAAATTGAAAAAGAATTTAAAATAGTATTTTGGGATTATTTTAACGATGCAAAAGAGTATTTAAAAACTTATGCTGAATTTTTACAAATTAGTGATGATGAAATAAAAGTAAATGAAACAGGCACATTATTAATCCGTAATATTTGTATGGGATTTGATGCTTATATGAAAAATAAAGGTGAAAAGACCTTTTCAAAAACATTATAAAGGTAAGTAAATGTATGAATTAGCAAAAAAAGTTATATTTAAGTTTGACCCTGAAGATATGCACCATTTAGTAATCAAAGCTCTTAAAACTCAAAGATTTTTAAAAGTAGTTGATTATAAAAAAACTTATAAGAATTTAGAAAATGAATTAATCAATATGAAATTTTCTAATCCTATTGGACTTGCAGCTGGATTTGATAAAAATGCTGAAGTAGTAGCTCCTTTAGCAAATCTTGGCTTTGGTTTCATTGAAGTCGGAGCAATCACTCCTAAGGCTCAGCCAGGTAATCCTCGCCCAAGAATTGAAAGATTAGTAGATGAGCTTAGCATTCGCAATGCAATGGGGTTTAATAATGATGGTGTAGAAGTTGCAAAAGCAAATTTAATGCGTGAGAATTTCTCAAAACTACCTCCGATTTTTATAAATATAGGTAAAAATAAAGTTACACCTAATGAAGAAGCGATAAATGATTATGAGATTTTAGTTCGTGAGCTAAAGCCTTATGCAGACGCTTTTGTAATTAATATAAGTTCGCCTAATACTCCAAATCTAAGAGATTTACAAAATGCTAAATTTATTGAAGAAATTTTTACTAGGCTAAATGCTATTAATGATGTGCCAAAATTTATAAAATTTGCTCCTGATATGGATTTTGGCTTGGCTACTGAATTAAGTCTAACAGCTTTAAATGCTAATGCTTGCGGAGTGATTTTAAGCAATACTACGCAAGATTATTCGCTTAGCAAAAAGCCTGATTTAACCAAGGTTGGCGGCTTAAGTGGTAAAGTATTAGCCGAAAAGTCTTTAAATATGCTAAAAGCAATCGCACCAAGCGTGCATAAAAAAGGCATAATTATTAGTAGTGGCGGGGTATTTGACGCGGCTCAAGCTTATGAGCGTATAAAATGGGGTGCTAGTTTAGTTCAAGTGCTTTCATCTATGATTTTCGTTGGACCTAGAATTGCTAGAAATATAAATGATGAGCTTACAAAATTAATAGAAAACGACGGCTTAAGCTCAATTAATCAAGCCATCGGCGTAGAATTATAAGAATTTATTTCGTGTATCTTTACACGAAATAAATTCTAAATTAATCTAGTTTTTCAAAACCTTCATATGTAGCAAATGCTAATTTATAAAACGCTATTAGAATATCTTTATTCTTAGCTTTTAATTCATCTAAAACTGTATCTTTTTCATATTTTATT is a window of Campylobacter sp. MG1 DNA encoding:
- a CDS encoding quinone-dependent dihydroorotate dehydrogenase — its product is MYELAKKVIFKFDPEDMHHLVIKALKTQRFLKVVDYKKTYKNLENELINMKFSNPIGLAAGFDKNAEVVAPLANLGFGFIEVGAITPKAQPGNPRPRIERLVDELSIRNAMGFNNDGVEVAKANLMRENFSKLPPIFINIGKNKVTPNEEAINDYEILVRELKPYADAFVINISSPNTPNLRDLQNAKFIEEIFTRLNAINDVPKFIKFAPDMDFGLATELSLTALNANACGVILSNTTQDYSLSKKPDLTKVGGLSGKVLAEKSLNMLKAIAPSVHKKGIIISSGGVFDAAQAYERIKWGASLVQVLSSMIFVGPRIARNINDELTKLIENDGLSSINQAIGVEL